The Chitinophaga flava genome has a segment encoding these proteins:
- a CDS encoding xylulokinase, translated as MYFIGYDIGSSSIKAALLDADSGRCIASAISPSREMAIQVPYKGWAEQEPESWWREIIAATDLLRQQVRIDSSAIGGIGIAYQMHGLVCVDKQQQVLRPAIIWCDSRAVHIGNRAFNALGKQYCLDHLLNSPGNFTASKLRWIYENEPHIYERIDKVMLPGDFIAMKLTGDIRTTVSGLSEGVLWDFKANAISRKLLDYYNIDESLVPAIVPAFGVQGVLTAAAAEALQLTTGIPVTYRAGDQPNNALSLNVLKPGEAAATAGTSGVVYAVHDKHASDLQSRVNTFVHVSNDEQHLRDGVLMCLNGTGIANSWLKNILGDIDYAAMNSEAAACTPGADGLLVYPFGNGAERILGSRHIGASVRYLDFNRHGRRQLLRAVQEGIVFGVNYGLEIMSAMDLKIHRVRAGNANMFLSPLFREIFANTANTVIELYNTDGAQGAARGAAIGAGYVNMEEAFRGMERLMVVEPEAALQVQYRDVYDKWLTELRSKL; from the coding sequence ATGTATTTTATTGGTTACGATATTGGTTCCTCCTCCATAAAAGCTGCATTACTTGATGCGGATAGTGGCAGATGTATAGCATCTGCCATCAGTCCTTCCAGGGAGATGGCCATACAGGTACCCTATAAAGGATGGGCAGAGCAGGAGCCGGAAAGCTGGTGGCGGGAAATAATCGCCGCCACAGATTTACTAAGGCAACAGGTCCGGATTGATTCCTCCGCCATTGGCGGTATCGGCATTGCCTATCAGATGCATGGGCTGGTATGTGTAGATAAACAGCAGCAGGTACTGCGCCCGGCCATTATCTGGTGCGACAGTCGTGCCGTGCATATAGGCAATAGGGCGTTCAACGCATTGGGAAAACAATATTGCCTCGACCATCTGCTCAATTCCCCTGGAAATTTTACGGCTTCCAAATTGCGATGGATATATGAAAATGAACCACATATCTATGAACGCATTGATAAAGTCATGCTGCCTGGAGATTTCATTGCCATGAAGCTTACGGGCGATATACGTACAACTGTTTCGGGTCTTTCAGAAGGGGTCTTATGGGATTTCAAAGCCAATGCCATCAGCAGGAAACTACTGGACTATTATAATATAGATGAAAGCCTGGTACCTGCGATAGTGCCTGCCTTCGGGGTACAAGGGGTGCTTACTGCTGCCGCTGCAGAGGCGCTACAACTGACAACAGGCATCCCCGTTACTTACCGTGCAGGTGATCAGCCCAACAATGCTTTGTCGCTCAACGTGCTGAAACCAGGGGAAGCCGCAGCTACAGCGGGCACTTCAGGCGTAGTGTATGCTGTGCACGATAAACATGCATCTGACTTGCAAAGCCGTGTTAACACCTTCGTACACGTCAGCAATGATGAACAGCATCTCCGTGACGGCGTGTTGATGTGCCTCAACGGGACAGGGATCGCCAACAGCTGGTTGAAAAACATACTGGGTGATATTGATTACGCTGCTATGAACAGTGAAGCTGCTGCATGCACACCTGGTGCAGATGGTCTGCTGGTATATCCGTTTGGTAACGGTGCAGAGAGGATACTGGGCAGCAGGCATATAGGCGCTTCCGTCAGATACCTGGATTTCAACAGGCATGGCCGGAGACAACTGTTGCGGGCTGTGCAGGAAGGGATCGTTTTTGGCGTTAACTATGGATTAGAGATCATGTCAGCTATGGATCTTAAAATTCATCGGGTGAGAGCAGGCAATGCCAATATGTTTCTCAGTCCGCTATTCCGTGAAATATTTGCCAATACGGCCAACACTGTGATCGAACTGTATAATACCGACGGCGCGCAGGGAGCGGCGCGAGGAGCAGCTATAGGAGCGGGGTATGTGAACATGGAAGAAGCATTCCGGGGAATGGAGCGCCTGATGGTCGTTGAACCGGAAGCAGCCCTTCAGGTACAGTACCGTGATGTCTATGATAAATGGCTCACAGAGTTACGTTCAAAATTATAA
- a CDS encoding alpha-N-arabinofuranosidase, whose amino-acid sequence MKNRFHSFCVGICCLLVASPALQAQNKITFHTDTPTQTINRNIYGHFAEHLGNCIYGGFYVGDTSRIPNINGVRKDIIAALKALKIPNLRWPGGCFADTYHWKDGIGPKEKRPAIVNTWWGGVTENNSFGTHDFLNMCEELGTEPYLAGNVGSGTVQELADWVQYVNFSGKSPMSDLRLQNGRQQPWKVQYWGVGNEAWGCGGNMRPEYYADIYRKYATFMSGNLFKIASGANSSDYNWTEVLMKNIPLHMLDGMALHHYSVIEWNKKGDAVDFSEEQYFQTMRSACFMDTLVRRHSAIMDKYDPKKKVALVVDEWGGWYNVEAGTNPGFLFQQNTMRDAMIAGVTLNIFNNHSDRVRMANLAQTVNVLQAVVLTKGEQLILTPTYHVMEMYNVHQDATLIPIDIQSNKYTYKNEQLPAVTASASKDKSGITHISLVNIDASKVQEITVQTGAAYKAVAGRILSSAKLQDHNSFARPDKIKPVAFNGATLKNNMLTVKLPPFSVVVLELK is encoded by the coding sequence ATGAAAAATAGGTTCCATTCTTTTTGTGTGGGGATCTGTTGTCTGTTGGTAGCTTCACCGGCATTGCAGGCCCAGAATAAAATCACTTTCCATACAGATACGCCAACACAGACAATCAACCGAAATATCTATGGTCATTTTGCCGAACATTTGGGTAATTGTATCTATGGCGGCTTTTATGTGGGAGATACTTCCCGTATTCCCAATATTAATGGGGTAAGGAAAGATATTATCGCCGCGTTGAAAGCGCTGAAGATACCGAACCTGCGCTGGCCGGGCGGTTGTTTTGCAGACACTTATCACTGGAAAGATGGTATCGGGCCTAAGGAAAAAAGACCTGCGATCGTCAATACCTGGTGGGGAGGCGTTACGGAGAATAACAGTTTTGGTACACACGATTTCCTGAACATGTGCGAAGAGCTGGGCACAGAACCTTATCTGGCCGGCAATGTGGGCAGCGGCACCGTGCAGGAGCTGGCTGACTGGGTGCAGTATGTCAACTTCTCCGGTAAAAGCCCGATGTCTGACCTGCGGCTGCAAAACGGCAGGCAACAACCCTGGAAGGTACAGTACTGGGGCGTAGGCAACGAAGCATGGGGCTGCGGCGGAAATATGAGACCTGAATATTATGCGGATATCTATAGAAAGTACGCCACGTTTATGAGCGGTAATCTTTTCAAAATTGCTTCAGGCGCCAATTCCTCCGATTATAACTGGACAGAAGTACTCATGAAGAACATTCCGCTGCATATGCTGGATGGGATGGCCTTGCACCATTATTCCGTGATCGAATGGAATAAAAAAGGTGATGCGGTTGATTTTTCTGAAGAGCAGTACTTTCAGACTATGCGTAGCGCCTGTTTTATGGACACGCTGGTCCGCCGGCATTCAGCCATCATGGACAAATATGATCCGAAGAAAAAAGTAGCGCTGGTAGTGGATGAATGGGGTGGCTGGTATAACGTGGAGGCAGGTACGAACCCCGGTTTTCTCTTTCAGCAAAACACTATGCGGGACGCGATGATCGCAGGCGTGACCTTAAATATCTTCAATAATCATTCCGACAGGGTACGCATGGCCAACCTGGCACAAACGGTAAATGTGCTGCAGGCGGTGGTCCTCACCAAAGGTGAACAACTGATACTGACGCCGACTTATCACGTCATGGAAATGTATAACGTTCATCAGGATGCCACGCTGATCCCCATTGATATTCAGAGTAACAAGTATACTTACAAAAATGAACAGCTGCCCGCAGTGACGGCTTCTGCGTCCAAAGACAAATCGGGCATTACACATATTTCTTTGGTAAATATAGATGCTTCCAAAGTGCAGGAAATTACAGTACAAACCGGAGCGGCCTATAAAGCTGTCGCCGGCCGTATCCTTTCCTCCGCCAAACTACAGGACCATAACAGCTTTGCACGGCCGGACAAGATCAAACCGGTGGCGTTTAATGGTGCTACGCTGAAAAATAATATGTTGACGGTGAAGCTGCCGCCATTCTCTGTGGTGGTGCTGGAACTGAAATAA
- a CDS encoding AraC family transcriptional regulator, which yields MKPLIEKLTLSESTSFVARTYRTPNFEVPWHQHNEYELILILEGRGTAFIGDYIGDFEQGDIFFLGSNLPHTFQKSGNVITSAVVIQFLEGFWGNDLINLPEGAYIRNLFMDAALGLKIPNSYREKMAGIIRELEHQQRFARIINLFQCLNLMAESGDYITLSSQTPNTDYRIKQEEIDLILQYTNNNFRNKISLREVSKVVNMSIAAFSKYFRRSTKKTYIDYLNEIRIGYACNLLKDTNKSVIEICFESGFNTLANFNKQFLKYKSINPSTFRKMVKHQSVQFVVDHDYRILSEK from the coding sequence GTGAAGCCGCTAATTGAGAAACTTACATTGTCAGAGAGTACGTCCTTTGTTGCCAGAACTTATCGCACGCCCAACTTTGAAGTTCCATGGCATCAGCATAATGAATATGAACTTATTTTGATCCTGGAAGGCAGAGGAACGGCTTTTATCGGGGATTATATCGGGGATTTTGAACAGGGAGACATCTTCTTCCTTGGGTCAAACCTGCCCCATACCTTTCAGAAATCAGGGAATGTGATTACCAGCGCAGTAGTGATTCAATTTCTCGAAGGCTTTTGGGGAAACGATCTGATTAATTTACCAGAGGGGGCGTATATAAGGAATCTTTTTATGGATGCAGCACTGGGGCTGAAGATACCCAATAGCTATAGAGAGAAAATGGCCGGTATTATCCGGGAGCTGGAACATCAGCAGCGCTTTGCACGCATCATCAACCTCTTTCAATGCCTGAACCTAATGGCTGAATCAGGAGATTATATAACCTTATCCTCACAGACGCCAAACACTGATTACCGTATAAAACAGGAAGAAATCGATCTGATACTTCAATATACCAACAATAATTTCCGGAATAAAATCAGTCTCCGCGAGGTGTCGAAGGTCGTAAACATGAGCATAGCTGCATTTAGTAAATATTTCCGCAGGAGTACCAAAAAGACCTATATTGATTATCTGAACGAAATCAGGATAGGATATGCCTGCAACCTTCTGAAAGATACCAACAAAAGCGTGATCGAGATATGTTTCGAAAGTGGCTTCAATACGCTCGCAAATTTTAATAAACAATTCCTGAAATATAAATCTATTAACCCCTCAACATTCAGGAAGATGGTAAAACATCAGTCGGTCCAGTTTGTGGTGGATCACGATTATAGAATATTATCCGAAAAATAG
- a CDS encoding AraC family transcriptional regulator: MSKELTYLNFILLNIGHAVHNADWNWRNVCSPFIRVHLVESGTASLIREDKTYELKKNHLYLTPAYTNHGYKCEGHLSLHYIHIYEEVGSQTSIFDLIDAPVEIKADPLIIRLIKRLAGINPERKLPHFDPWSYDNLPTLVRNIARQKAVPLGYEMEAQGIIKQVLSRFLLLATDKNLHIDKRILQSLHYIRTHLHKPISVDALAAAGFLTKDHFIRLFKKEIGSTPGKYINEKKIEKAQRMMMTKDISIKDLAYGLGFGNNAYFNRFFKKQTGENPGNYKKRIRLLASGDIPK; encoded by the coding sequence ATGAGCAAAGAACTGACCTACCTCAATTTTATCCTGCTGAATATCGGCCATGCTGTACATAATGCTGACTGGAACTGGCGCAACGTTTGTAGCCCTTTTATCAGGGTACACCTTGTAGAAAGCGGGACAGCCAGCCTTATCCGGGAAGACAAAACCTATGAACTGAAAAAAAACCATCTGTATCTTACACCGGCATATACCAATCACGGATACAAATGCGAAGGGCATTTGTCTTTGCACTATATTCATATTTATGAAGAAGTGGGCAGCCAGACCAGCATCTTTGACCTGATAGACGCTCCTGTGGAAATAAAAGCCGATCCGCTGATTATCCGGCTGATCAAACGCCTTGCCGGCATTAATCCGGAGAGGAAACTGCCCCACTTCGACCCATGGTCATATGACAACCTTCCTACGCTTGTCAGAAATATAGCGCGCCAGAAAGCCGTGCCGCTCGGCTACGAAATGGAGGCACAAGGCATCATCAAACAGGTCTTGTCCAGGTTCCTGCTACTGGCCACCGATAAGAACCTCCATATAGACAAACGTATCCTGCAATCGCTGCATTACATACGTACCCACCTGCATAAGCCCATCAGCGTGGACGCATTGGCAGCAGCCGGTTTTCTCACCAAAGACCACTTCATTCGCCTTTTCAAAAAAGAAATAGGTAGTACGCCCGGAAAGTATATCAATGAAAAGAAAATAGAAAAGGCCCAACGGATGATGATGACTAAAGACATCAGCATCAAGGACCTTGCTTACGGCCTTGGATTTGGGAACAATGCTTATTTTAACCGTTTCTTCAAAAAACAAACCGGGGAGAATCCCGGAAACTATAAAAAGAGAATACGACTTCTTGCTAGTGGCGATATACCGAAATAA
- a CDS encoding beta-galactosidase encodes MKKRILLLWFLLILTVSQVFSQQDNPFFPARRLITTGIYYYPEHWDPVLWERDIKKISEMGFEFVHLAEFAWFKMEPEEGRFDFVWLDKVVDLCAKYHLKVVMCTPSATTPAWMRHQYPETFLMYSQYIRGEHGTRGLGSVVNPLYRRFVETIVTKMAQRYGKNENIIGWQLDNEPDAKPDFSPSSQEAFRQWLKNKYHFIDTLNAVWGTAFWSQWYNNFDQIIAPNVNLVGWWGSNPHAVLDFKRYLADAQADFLDFQANTLRKNVSRHQFITTNYTAVSPGADPGRTKMLDFATYTAYPNGGTNNIGKQGFRLGNSNVILFAAEYYKSVGGVSGAMEIQPGTVNWGNFTPLPLPGAVRMWLYHVFATGGKLACSYRFRQINYSAEQYHSGIMETDGVTPSPGGHDYMQFMKEMNMLRKEADTQAALPEKLAKRSSAILWNLENYWSFDQQRQTRQWDSWNYPIKFLQIAKSFGAQADVVGETADLSKYKFVIIPAYELVDSSLIKKWQEYAANGGHLIITCRTAAKNRAGYLWEAGWAAPLSTLIGARINSFDMLPDQYYGDVQTKSGHYSWNNWGDQLQPDKNTEAVAVYNDQFYKGAAAVVKRRLGKGSVTYIGVDTDDAKLEKDVLRDIYTAAGATTENYPPGVFVYWRDGFYVAVNYASDDYTMSISGTAKILIGEKTVKPGGVLVWKE; translated from the coding sequence ATGAAGAAGCGTATTTTGCTGTTATGGTTTTTGTTGATACTGACGGTATCGCAGGTGTTTTCCCAGCAGGACAATCCCTTTTTTCCTGCCAGGCGTCTGATCACAACGGGTATTTATTATTATCCCGAACATTGGGACCCGGTTCTCTGGGAGCGCGATATCAAAAAGATTTCGGAAATGGGGTTTGAGTTTGTGCACCTCGCGGAATTTGCGTGGTTTAAAATGGAACCAGAGGAGGGAAGGTTTGACTTCGTGTGGTTAGATAAAGTGGTGGACCTCTGTGCAAAATATCACCTGAAAGTAGTGATGTGCACGCCTTCGGCTACTACGCCTGCATGGATGCGCCATCAGTATCCGGAAACTTTCCTGATGTACAGCCAGTATATCCGTGGCGAACATGGTACCCGCGGTTTGGGATCGGTGGTGAACCCGCTATATCGCCGATTCGTGGAAACCATCGTTACTAAAATGGCACAACGTTATGGAAAAAACGAAAATATCATCGGCTGGCAGCTGGATAATGAACCGGATGCCAAGCCCGATTTCAGTCCCTCTTCGCAGGAAGCATTCCGGCAATGGCTGAAAAATAAATACCATTTCATCGATACGTTGAACGCGGTATGGGGCACAGCTTTCTGGAGTCAATGGTACAACAACTTTGATCAGATTATTGCTCCGAATGTGAACCTCGTTGGCTGGTGGGGCAGCAACCCGCACGCCGTACTCGATTTCAAGCGCTATCTGGCGGATGCACAGGCGGATTTTCTCGATTTTCAGGCCAATACCTTACGGAAGAATGTTTCACGGCATCAGTTTATTACCACCAATTACACGGCCGTATCTCCGGGCGCTGACCCAGGTCGCACGAAGATGCTGGACTTCGCTACCTACACGGCTTATCCGAATGGGGGAACCAATAACATCGGCAAACAAGGGTTCCGATTGGGCAATAGCAACGTGATCCTCTTTGCTGCCGAATATTATAAATCAGTGGGCGGCGTTAGCGGCGCCATGGAAATACAGCCAGGAACTGTGAACTGGGGCAACTTTACACCGTTACCGTTGCCGGGAGCAGTTCGTATGTGGCTCTACCACGTTTTTGCCACCGGTGGAAAGCTGGCCTGCTCTTATCGTTTCCGCCAGATCAACTACAGCGCGGAACAGTATCATTCTGGTATTATGGAGACAGACGGCGTAACGCCGTCACCGGGCGGCCATGATTATATGCAGTTCATGAAGGAAATGAACATGCTGCGGAAGGAAGCCGATACCCAAGCCGCATTACCGGAAAAACTGGCGAAGCGTTCCTCTGCAATCCTTTGGAATCTGGAGAACTATTGGTCTTTCGATCAGCAACGGCAAACCAGACAGTGGGATTCCTGGAATTATCCGATCAAATTCCTGCAGATAGCCAAATCCTTCGGAGCTCAGGCAGACGTGGTTGGAGAGACGGCTGATTTATCCAAATACAAATTTGTAATCATACCTGCCTACGAACTGGTGGACAGTAGCCTGATAAAAAAATGGCAGGAATATGCAGCCAATGGAGGGCATTTGATCATTACCTGCCGCACGGCAGCGAAAAACCGCGCAGGATACCTGTGGGAGGCCGGTTGGGCTGCACCTTTATCAACGCTGATAGGCGCCCGCATTAATTCCTTTGATATGCTGCCGGATCAATACTACGGAGACGTACAAACGAAGTCTGGCCACTATAGTTGGAACAATTGGGGCGACCAGCTGCAGCCTGATAAAAACACGGAGGCGGTGGCAGTTTACAACGATCAGTTTTATAAAGGCGCTGCCGCCGTGGTAAAACGCCGGCTCGGCAAAGGCTCCGTCACCTATATCGGTGTAGACACCGATGACGCAAAACTGGAAAAGGACGTATTGCGGGATATCTATACAGCTGCAGGGGCCACTACGGAAAATTATCCGCCAGGCGTGTTTGTCTACTGGCGTGATGGTTTTTATGTGGCAGTGAACTACGCTTCTGATGATTACACCATGAGTATCAGCGGAACAGCCAAAATATTGATTGGAGAAAAGACTGTAAAACCGGGCGGCGTGCTCGTCTGGAAAGAATAA
- a CDS encoding aldo/keto reductase, protein MRSPLLINGQPLPELIFGTSGLGNLFVSISRQEKFDIVKECIRHSPDMVVFDSAGKYGAGLALEMLGTALKDVQAAPSKVIISNKLGWYRTELKTPEPTFEPGVWKDLRHDAVQRISYNGIIECFEQGNELLGGFTPQMVSLHDPDEYLAKAKDARHRIRLYDDILHAYQALFDLKEKGQVAAVGVGAKDWRILQQIAQDIPLDWMMVANSLTVFSHPPELLSFVEAQDKKGIHIINSAVYHSGFLLGSDYFDYRKLDSGRREDAPYFEWRSRFNRICTEHQIKPAEACLNFGLHVPGVRSVAVNTTKAARVSENFMMIDKIIPPAFWEQMQAAGLI, encoded by the coding sequence ATGCGTTCACCACTGTTAATAAACGGGCAGCCGTTGCCGGAATTGATTTTCGGTACCAGCGGCCTGGGTAATCTATTTGTCAGCATCAGCCGGCAGGAGAAATTTGATATTGTAAAGGAATGTATACGCCATTCTCCGGATATGGTGGTATTTGACTCAGCAGGCAAATACGGGGCGGGGCTGGCATTGGAAATGCTGGGGACTGCGTTAAAGGATGTGCAGGCGGCCCCGTCGAAAGTAATTATCAGCAACAAATTAGGATGGTACCGCACCGAACTGAAAACACCGGAACCTACCTTTGAACCCGGCGTATGGAAAGACCTGCGGCATGATGCGGTGCAACGGATCAGTTACAACGGCATCATAGAATGTTTTGAACAGGGCAACGAGTTATTGGGAGGCTTTACGCCGCAAATGGTTTCTTTACATGATCCGGATGAATACCTTGCTAAAGCAAAAGATGCTCGGCACCGGATACGGCTATACGACGATATCCTCCATGCTTATCAGGCACTTTTTGATCTGAAAGAAAAAGGACAGGTGGCTGCAGTGGGCGTTGGCGCCAAGGACTGGAGGATACTGCAACAGATAGCGCAGGACATCCCGCTGGATTGGATGATGGTGGCAAACAGCCTGACGGTGTTTTCCCATCCACCTGAATTATTATCCTTTGTAGAGGCGCAGGATAAGAAAGGGATTCACATTATCAACTCGGCTGTTTATCATTCAGGATTCCTGCTCGGTAGCGATTATTTTGATTACAGAAAGCTGGATAGCGGTCGCCGGGAGGATGCACCTTATTTTGAATGGCGGAGTCGTTTTAACCGGATATGTACGGAACATCAGATCAAACCGGCGGAGGCATGTTTAAATTTCGGCTTGCATGTTCCCGGTGTAAGGAGTGTGGCGGTTAATACAACGAAGGCCGCCAGGGTCAGCGAAAATTTTATGATGATTGATAAAATCATTCCGCCTGCTTTCTGGGAACAAATGCAGGCAGCCGGATTGATTTAA
- a CDS encoding zinc-binding alcohol dehydrogenase family protein, with protein sequence MRIISCIKPGELEYRDVPEPVCLPGHSIIKIRRIGICGTDIHAFGGTQPYFSYPRVLGHELAAEFVEGDAPRLRKGDMVTVIPYQHCGTCIACRSGHTNCCQHMQVIGVHTDGGMADLLMVPSHLLLSAEGLDPDRLALVEPFAIAAHSVRRAAVLPQENVLVVGAGPIGLATMEMAAIAGANVLAIDVNDNRLARAEKIEGVKAAFNALDGHLEEQLRDVTDGDMPTIVMDATGNLNAINNAFRFMSHAGRYVLVGLQKGDISFSHPEFHKREGTLLSSRNATRKDFDWVLENIRVGRITPEKYITHHIHFNDMVEEFPFLIADANIVKAMISLD encoded by the coding sequence ATGAGGATAATTTCTTGTATTAAGCCGGGGGAGTTGGAATACCGTGATGTTCCGGAGCCGGTATGTTTACCTGGTCACTCCATCATAAAAATCCGACGTATCGGGATATGTGGTACCGATATCCATGCTTTCGGAGGTACACAACCTTATTTTAGCTATCCTCGTGTGCTGGGGCATGAGCTGGCGGCTGAATTTGTGGAAGGCGATGCGCCGCGCCTGCGTAAAGGAGATATGGTCACCGTCATTCCCTATCAGCATTGCGGTACCTGTATTGCCTGCCGTAGCGGGCATACCAATTGCTGCCAGCATATGCAGGTGATTGGCGTGCATACTGACGGTGGAATGGCAGATTTGCTGATGGTGCCATCACACCTGCTACTGTCTGCCGAAGGACTGGACCCCGACCGGCTGGCGTTGGTGGAGCCTTTTGCTATTGCAGCGCACAGTGTTAGACGGGCTGCAGTATTGCCACAGGAAAATGTGCTGGTGGTAGGAGCAGGGCCCATCGGGCTGGCAACAATGGAAATGGCGGCTATTGCAGGGGCTAATGTACTGGCCATCGACGTGAATGATAACCGGCTGGCCCGTGCGGAAAAGATAGAAGGTGTAAAAGCGGCCTTCAACGCGCTGGACGGGCATCTGGAAGAGCAACTAAGAGATGTCACCGATGGTGATATGCCCACCATCGTGATGGATGCTACCGGCAATCTGAATGCGATCAATAATGCCTTCCGTTTCATGTCGCATGCAGGCAGGTATGTGTTGGTGGGACTGCAAAAGGGAGACATCTCTTTTAGCCACCCGGAATTCCATAAACGCGAAGGTACGCTGCTCAGCAGTCGCAATGCTACCCGGAAAGACTTTGATTGGGTACTGGAAAATATCCGTGTTGGCAGAATCACCCCCGAAAAATACATCACGCACCATATACACTTTAACGATATGGTGGAGGAATTCCCTTTCCTGATTGCCGATGCGAATATTGTAAAGGCAATGATCAGCCTCGATTAA
- the xylA gene encoding xylose isomerase — MSITLGNHEYFKGIGKISYEGPQSDNPLAYKWYDENRTIAGKSMKELFRFAVSYWHTFCGTGADPFGPGTKNFPWLVSTDAEQSAKDKMDAAFEFITKLGLPYYCFHDVDLIDEGADLATYEKRMQLIVDYARQKQAASGVKLLWGTANVFSHPRYMNGAATNPDFTVLTYAGTQVKNALDATITLGGENYVFWGGREGYMTLLNTDMKREQEHLARFLSMARDYARKQGFKGTFFIEPKPCEPTKHQYDFDSATVIGFLHRYGLEKDFKLNIEVNHATLAGHTFQHELQVAADAGMLGSIDANRGDAQNGWDTDQFPTNLNELIESMLIILEAGGFSGGGVNFDAKTRRNSTDLEDIFHAHIGGIDTFARAAVIAEKILTQTSYKKFRQDRYASFDTGKGREFEEGKLSLEDLRHLAFAGGAPVQISGKQEWLENLINSCIF, encoded by the coding sequence ATGAGCATTACACTTGGAAATCACGAATATTTTAAAGGCATCGGAAAGATCAGCTATGAAGGACCGCAGTCAGACAATCCACTCGCCTATAAGTGGTATGATGAGAACCGGACCATTGCAGGAAAATCGATGAAGGAACTTTTCCGCTTTGCTGTCAGCTACTGGCACACCTTCTGTGGTACCGGCGCTGATCCCTTCGGACCGGGTACCAAAAATTTCCCCTGGCTTGTATCTACGGATGCTGAACAAAGCGCAAAAGACAAGATGGACGCAGCGTTTGAGTTTATCACCAAACTGGGATTGCCCTACTACTGCTTCCATGATGTAGATCTGATTGATGAAGGCGCAGATCTTGCTACCTACGAAAAACGTATGCAGCTGATAGTAGACTATGCCCGCCAGAAGCAGGCAGCCAGTGGCGTTAAGCTGCTCTGGGGTACGGCCAATGTATTCAGCCATCCAAGGTATATGAACGGCGCTGCCACCAATCCTGATTTCACCGTATTGACCTATGCTGGCACACAGGTGAAAAATGCATTGGACGCCACCATAACATTGGGTGGAGAGAATTATGTTTTCTGGGGAGGCCGTGAAGGATACATGACATTACTGAATACAGACATGAAACGGGAGCAGGAGCATCTGGCGCGCTTCCTGTCTATGGCCCGTGACTACGCACGGAAGCAGGGTTTTAAAGGAACATTCTTTATTGAACCTAAGCCCTGCGAACCTACCAAGCACCAGTACGATTTTGACAGCGCCACTGTAATTGGTTTCCTGCACCGGTATGGACTGGAAAAGGACTTTAAATTGAATATTGAAGTAAACCACGCTACGCTGGCGGGTCACACTTTCCAGCATGAGCTGCAGGTAGCTGCAGATGCCGGTATGCTGGGCAGCATCGACGCCAACCGCGGAGATGCACAGAATGGCTGGGATACGGACCAGTTTCCGACCAACCTGAATGAACTCATCGAAAGTATGCTCATTATCCTGGAAGCCGGAGGATTCTCCGGCGGAGGCGTGAACTTTGACGCCAAAACCCGGCGTAATTCGACAGACCTGGAAGACATATTCCATGCGCATATCGGAGGCATAGATACTTTTGCGCGGGCCGCCGTAATTGCGGAAAAAATATTGACGCAAACATCCTATAAAAAATTTCGCCAGGACCGCTACGCCTCATTTGATACAGGCAAAGGCCGGGAATTTGAAGAAGGGAAGCTTTCACTCGAAGACCTCCGCCACCTCGCCTTTGCGGGAGGAGCACCAGTACAGATCAGTGGAAAGCAGGAGTGGCTGGAGAACCTTATCAACAGCTGTATCTTTTAG